Genomic window (Ctenopharyngodon idella isolate HZGC_01 chromosome 20, HZGC01, whole genome shotgun sequence):
taaaacagatgtcattgaaatctcgtaaaaccgattgacactgaaaaccaaccgtcactgagatctcgtaacccagcaaaacgggccgtcattgaaatctcataaaagaacaaaacataccgTATTGAGttctcataactgaacaaatgaaaattttgacaatgaaaactgaccgtcatttaaatctcttaatggAACAAAAAAGGACCATCATTGAtatctcgtaatgaaacaaaactaacCATCATTTAAATCTCCTAACGAAacaaaatgtctttgaaatcttgtaaaataaaaaactgaccatttttgaaatctcgtaacagaagaaaaccaaccgtcattgaaaactgaccatctttgaaatctcgtaaccgaacaaatcCGACCATCACTAAAATcttataaaggaacaaaactgaccatcattgaaatctcataaccaaaacaaaatgttataatggaacattataatgcaatgctgtggctttttgtgatgtccagagttgatctgattgtctgaatattttgttgtcaacattgttgagattcatatgctgattacCCATATCTGTGTTTATTCGTTCTAATGTGTCAGCGGAAGGTTCTTAAAACACTAATCAAAGTAATGTCATaccttctgttctcttctttttaAAGAACATCAAAAGATGTGCTTAATTTAAACCATTCTCCTGATTCTGTTGAACAAgcatgaaaaaggacaaaagcTTGCTTGAATCAGAGCTCTGGCGTGACTGTGCACAGTGTGTTACAATACtgagttctgattggtcaatcgctgttatttatagttttttaattatcatacagagaattttaaaatttcGTTTACATGATAagatttacaaaatatacataacACTATTTCAGACAGGACCACTTTGGCAAGTTACTTGAGTTTATTGAACACAGTTTATCTTTGGTGGTATGGTTCCTTATGGGGATTCTTGCTCCAAAATTAATTGAACATACAAGAGATTTAACATTAACCACCCGGAACCATCAGCTTGAAAATACATAGACAATTAAGACACTTAGTAATGTCTTTAAAAGCGAACATGGTAATCGTGTAGATATGGCAGTGGGACGTCTATACTGTAGCTTGATTATGAGGATGAGTGTCTCTCAGCAGTGAGGTCCATGCCAGCCGGGACTTGAAAGCCTTAGTGAtctgaaacaaaagaagatgACAACCAGAAGGTGCACAGTAATATGCTCATGCTTATAatggggagggagggagggttgCGAGCAGTTTGAGCATACTTACCGAGCAGTAATGCCACATATATATGTCCCGTGTCTAGTAAGAGAATGGTAGTGATTGGAGCAATTTGACAGCTGACCGCATCAGCTGGTCTCAGCACTATGCCTACGTGGCCTGACTGAACTAACGCTGCGCTCGATTAATATAAAGGCGATGGTAAGGGGGGATGGCGGCTTTACAGAGGGGAtgctttttgtaatttttttcaacAAGGGGGATGCCATCCCCCCGCATCCCCCCTCAAATTGCGCCCTGGGTTGTTCTGTGTTTTTTGACCCACCAAAAAGAATCGGTTCATTATAGTGATAGGTGACTACACAGCGAACAGCTGTGcaacaaatgtgttttgttgttgttgttattgccgttttttgccattttttcacAGTATATCTTGTCATATAAGTAAAGCTGGTAAAATGGTAGTCTACAAAAAACAttgcttacatttatattttatactgggATAAGTTTGGGCTAGCAATTCTTTTTCttaggttttgttttgttttgtgcccTGAGGCCACCTCTGATTATAGGTGCTGTAAGCCATTTTGCTTTTCATTTTGGCATGCTTTTTCTGGTGTTTAGGATTTGTCAACTAATGTGTCTAGCCATTCCCTTTTTCTATTAcagaaaatactttaaaatggaTAAGGCATGAAGGTCACATTTTGCACAGGCTAGTTGTACATTTTGAGCATTATTCATCCATATGGGTACTTACTTCAGGTGCATGTTCATAAGCTTTTATGATCTCATAGTGCTTCACATGCAACAGGTTTTGGTATCACGATGACAACCAGAAGTTTACTGAcaaatttcaaaaaatgaaCTACAGGATATAAAggaattacagaaaaaaaaactttattgtgATGTCTGAAATAAGTGTGAGCAGCGTTCATTCAAAAGTCAATGTGTCTGAATCCTTGATGCCACAGATATAGATGGATATAAGAATCTTAAATGCATTCTGAAAACAAGGGTAGAAAAAACCATAAATCAAAGGATTACAAGTAGAGTTAAAATATGCAAACCAAACCAAAGCATCAAAAACATCAGTGGGGgttaaaaatttgaaaaaaggATTGAGAGCAGCAGCAGTAAAAATAGGCAGCcagcagaacaaaaaaacaCCCATGACAATGGCCAAAGTTTTTGctgcttttctctctctgtgtgcagAACTTTGGCTCTTCAACCCTCCTGCTGCCACCACAGTCACTCTTTCTGACATAACCTTTGCATGTTTTCTTGCAACATGGAAGATTTTCATATACAGAGAGCTCATGATTGCCCCAGGAAGAAAGAATGTGAGAATTGGACATATAATACCCCACTGTTTGTTAAAAAACAGAACACAACTTCCCACACAGTAAACCTGCAATATAAGCATCTCTAGTCCAACTGCATTTACCCCTGAGAACACAACAGAAAAGCTGTACACAAATGAAAACAGCCATGTGAAGGTTGTAAACACAGTCACAGTGTTGTTTGTGACCCTCATTTTGTACCTTAAAGGATCACAAATGGCCCAGTACCTGTCAATAGATATTAAACTGAGATGCAGTATGGAAGAGATACAGAAGGTCATGTCTAAACTAGAATGcactttacacacaaaatctCCCAGATACCAGCAGCCTTCAACAGATCGCACCATGCTGTACGGCATGACCAAAGAGCCCAGCAGACAATCACTGGCAGCCAAAGAACGAACAATCAGATGAGTTGGAGACTGTAGATGTTTGAAGTGAGAGATGGAGATGATGATCAGCAGATTCCCAAAAACTGTTGTGAGGATCATCAGCACCATGAAAGCATACATTGCCACTTTAATTACAGCAAGACGTTGTACTTTAGGACAGGAGTCCAGCAGGAGTGGATAGCAGAGAAACACATTCTCAGTGCcagtttcatttgaagtcatcACGTCTGCTTCAGATGCAGAGATAAATTCCTCAGTTGTAGAAAGGCAAAGTATAAgcaaaataattttgtaaatgaTAGGTTGGTAAAAGCCAACATCCAAAAAAAGGTgaacatataaataatacatgcCCATCTAGCTTAACTCTCTAAATGGAGCAGCTCAGTCTTGTTCATATATACTCTCAGAAGTTTGAGTTAACCCCCCTACATCTGTCAATGTAACCCATAGTAACATAAACAGCATGAAGTACTTCATtattcagacacacacagacatcaagaatcagcatatgaatctcaacaatggtgacagtcaacaaaatatatgcaGATCTACTCTGAACATCACAGAACAAGCAACTAAGTCAcaacaaaacagcaaaaataaaaccataGAGTAAGAATAAAAGActtcttgagagatttaatgtgttattttatttgcaaTTGATTTCATGTAAAGcagaaagtatacttcattttttttcacatacgCTAATGTACGTGCACAGTCAACACACATCCTCGCAAAGTATATTTCAGTTGACTCGTATGCGTACACAGGTGTTCGACACATGCACATTGTGACAAATTGCAATACCTCTATGTGTTACAACCTATATAAACAtctctttcatgctagagttgtacaaatgagggtagtTTTTAACCTCTTCGCAAAATCTCTCATCTGTATAGACCTCCAGTGTTTCTGTAGCTTGTATGCATTCCTGTCTGTTCTgattatgcagtttttctttgactaccttgtgaattgacGCTCCCAGGGCATGGTTGCCGCCTTGTGGATAaagtaattactgcaaaaataaattaaatgagcatgtgcgacctgcgcgtacgcgtaaaaagtgaagtatactttggcctTAAGGCTGTGGCTGTCAGTCGTAGTTGTGTTTCTGCTCatcatctcttctctttttttctgtatttgtttttccttttcttctctgactctgcttgttaacagcaggtgttcatcactaacaTTCAATCATCACTcgattaattgcttaattatctcataaCTCCAGCTCTGATTCACCCTGCATTCCATtttgcatactatccaccctaaatagtatagaatattactaatgtcacatactatttaggatggatagtgtTACTTTAGCACTCTGAGCACATATCTGAGCAGTACTTTTAACACTGAAGATTTTACTATGTGGCTCTTGAATGGTCTTGGTTTGGGTCTGGGTCttgggctgcatccgaaatcgcatacatCCCTAGTATATATTAGGCAAAAAACAGTACGTGACAAAACAAGTATGACCGAATTCaaagtactcataaaagagtattcaaaaagtacctggatgacctactatttTCAGTGAGAtcctgaagtgtgcatatgatgtacattttactatcccatgaggccactggagaggatttgtgaatggcagtgaagatACACAAATGACACTAGTAGGTCCGGATtatattcatactacacacattcatacgaAATAGGTACTTTTTTAGCTGCTgtaaagtaattacttattcataATAagtactcaagagagtatgcgattttggatgcagccatgATCTTGGAGGACTGGTCTTGACTGCACCCACAGGCAGCAATTTATGTTTCTGCTGGTGGATGCCCACACTTGccaaccaaacaaaaccacatATTCTTTCAATGAGTGTTATCGCGAGTCACATTCTCACTGATATACTTGATGACACAGAATTCTCTATCAGTGGTCAATAAAAGATATAAGCTATTCTGCAATCGTACATTATGCAAtctaaaatgattaattaaagcttctttaaaaattgttttatttagaatagtatagttctaaaaatatttgtaactGTCAAAAAATCTATTCAAAGCCACTTTGTTACTGATTTTCTTGAGCTCAACTATCCAACTACACAGACTATGAACTTTCAAATTGTAAGTGGTTTCCCACCAATCatgtcttttttctcttttaaattTTTGAACAGATCATGTAAGTGTGGCCAGCTTCACTTGTTCAGTTGAGGATACAAATCAGGACATTTTTTAAAGGGAGGCCATTTTAATGTAAATCCATTAAAATGTcagtttaatatattaaaatcaatttaaaatgttaatttcacaAAAATGCAGGCTATTTAGGGTTGATTtattctgaaatatatatatatacatctgAACATTGTAGGCCTACAAACAAATTTCTGCAATTTCTGAAAATGTctattttaaacgttttttgAGCATTGATTTTAACCCTGCATGTGTCATGTCCCAGCACATTTTTTTCCTACCTGATTACTAAAAAGATGACTGCTTCCAAAAGCAGAAAGTACATAAGAAACAGAGTACATTTACAAAATGGTTTCAGCATAACATAACtaaaaataattacacaatTTATTGCCTGTAATGAGTGTGCTGTATTCATTCAAAAGTCAAGGTGTTTGAATCCTTGATGCCACAGATATAAGTGGATATAAGAATCTTAAATGCATTCTGAAAAGAAGGGTAGAAATATCCATAGATTAAGGGGTTACAAGTGGAATTAAAATATGCAAACCAAATTACAGCATCAAAAATATCAGCTGGagtaaaaaaattgaaaaaagggTCAAGAGCATTAACAATGAAAAAAGGCAGCcagcaaaacagaaaaacaccCATGACAATGGCCAGAGTTTTTGctgcttttctctctctgtgtgcagAACTTTGGCTCTTCAACCCTCCTGCTGCAGCCACAGTCACTCTTTCTGACATAACCTttgcatgtttttgtgcaaCATGGAAGATTTTTATATACAGAGAGCTCATGATTGACCCAGGAAGGAAAAATATAAGAACTGGACATATAAGACCCCACTGTTTGTTAAAAAACAGAACACAACTTCCCACACAGTAAACCTGCATGATAAACGACTCCAAGCCAATAGTGTTCACCCCTGAAAACACAACAGAAAAGCTGTACACAAATGAAAACAGCCATGTGAAGGTAGTAAATACAGTCACAGTGTTGTTTGTGACCCTCATTTTATACCTTAAAGGATCACAAATAGCCCAGTACCTGTCAATAGATATTAAACTGAGATGCAGTATGGAAGCGATGCAGAAGGTCATGTCTAAACTAGAATGTATTTTACACACAAAATTTCCCAGATACCAGCAGCCTTCAACAGATCGCACCATGCTGTAAGGCATGACCAAAGAGCCCAGCAGACAATCACAAGCTGCCAGCGACTGAATGATCAGATGAGTTGGAGACTGTAGATGTTTGAAGTGAGAGATGGAGATGATGATCAGCAGGTTCCCAAAAACTGTTATGAGGATCATCAGCATCAAGAAAGCATACATTGCCACTTTAACTACAGCAAGACGTTGTACTTTAGGACAGGAGTCCAGCAGGAGTGGATAGCAGAGAAACACATTCTCAGTGTcagtttcatttgaagtcatcACGTCTGCCAAAGATGCTGAGATAAATTTGTTTGTAATTGTAAAAAGGCAAGCAGTTATAagcaaatattatatataggtataatcaaaataattttgtaaattatGGTTTGGTGAAAACCAATATCCAAAGAAAGGTGTATATATAGTACATGCCCATCTAGTTTAACTCCCTAACAGAGCAGCTCAGTCGTGTCCATATATACTCTTAGATTCGAGGTAACCTGCCTACATCTTTCAATGTAACCCATAGTTACAAAAACAACAAGAACTCAGGAgattaaaaagaagaaaaaaaaatcaacctaaCTACAGTATGTCTTGAAATTGAGATTGACTAAAAACAGAATGTGTTACttgttgaaatgtgtttctttgACCTTACTGAACTTAAAATCATTGgtcttaaagaaaatgtaataaaagaGTGTGATATAATATGCAAGTTTCTCAGGAgaatgcaaacattttgcgaggaaacgcaaagtttcttgggggaatgcaaaacatttgcaaaagaacgcaaaagcattgacttatttttcctcctatctcatattttttccaccaccatgtgCCCTTAGGGGCTACTTAATTTTGGAAATACAGTTGTGGGAAAAATGATAGAGCATGAGTTGTGTGGTTTTGCTCTTGCGGTTTTTACTTATATGATGTACCATGGCTgccaaaaacatttctgtagACACAGGAAAatgaaaatagatatttttactgACATGTCACACCTTTGATGTCATGTTATGTTGTGAGTTTTGCCCACATTAGGAATTTTAATTGAGTTTGCTATTTATATACCTATTAATTGCACTTTGATACTTGTGTATAGAGAATACAAGAGTAAATGTGAAGAGAAGAGTGAATGAAGAGAAAAGAGCAGTCTTTGTAGGCTATTAATAATGGTCTTGACTGAGATCAGAAAATATcagttcatttattattttggtGATGTGTACAGACTACAGTGTGTTAAAAAGTAAGCAAGTTTTCATTCCTTTTTTGGATGGATTTTGAGTCAGCTTCGGGCTGAAACTTTTCCTgggacctggcaaccctgattgCTTGGCACGAGCCCAGTTTGCAATGCCAGAGACACAGCAACATGATATATATTTCAAGGGAGGACCTGATTTGTCACCACACAGGTCCGCTGTCGATCTCACAATTCACCGTGGAGCTCAGCTTCAATTGGAATTAATTGAAAACACTCGCTTTGCTCCGCTCGCTCTGTGTCAGTGGACACGCACTGCTATTAGTCAGTAGTGGGCGTTCCTGTTATTGGTTGGCTggtaacatttattaatgacaTTTATGGATGTCTTTCCATGTTGTTCACATTctgataaaaataaacattcagagggaaaatattatactgtatataaaggGACCAGTGGGCTATAACAGACTTCAGAATGGACTAACATAATAATGTaagaaatttaataataaaacagacTTGAAATTTGACTTATGTCTAAACAACAGTTAAATAGGAATAAATCATAAAactgggacttttttttttttttt
Coding sequences:
- the LOC127502461 gene encoding trace amine-associated receptor 4-like; the protein is MTSNETGTENVFLCYPLLLDSCPKVQRLAVIKVAMYAFMVLMILTTVFGNLLIIISISHFKHLQSPTHLIVRSLAASDCLLGSLVMPYSMVRSVEGCWYLGDFVCKVHSSLDMTFCISSILHLSLISIDRYWAICDPLRYKMRVTNNTVTVFTTFTWLFSFVYSFSVVFSGVNAVGLEMLILQVYCVGSCVLFFNKQWGIICPILTFFLPGAIMSSLYMKIFHVARKHAKVMSERVTVVAAGGLKSQSSAHRERKAAKTLAIVMGVFLFCWLPIFTAAALNPFFKFLTPTDVFDALVWFAYFNSTCNPLIYGFFYPCFQNAFKILISIYICGIKDSDTLTFE
- the LOC127502462 gene encoding trace amine-associated receptor 4-like yields the protein MTSNETDTENVFLCYPLLLDSCPKVQRLAVVKVAMYAFLMLMILITVFGNLLIIISISHFKHLQSPTHLIIQSLAACDCLLGSLVMPYSMVRSVEGCWYLGNFVCKIHSSLDMTFCIASILHLSLISIDRYWAICDPLRYKMRVTNNTVTVFTTFTWLFSFVYSFSVVFSGVNTIGLESFIMQVYCVGSCVLFFNKQWGLICPVLIFFLPGSIMSSLYIKIFHVAQKHAKVMSERVTVAAAGGLKSQSSAHRERKAAKTLAIVMGVFLFCWLPFFIVNALDPFFNFFTPADIFDAVIWFAYFNSTCNPLIYGYFYPSFQNAFKILISTYICGIKDSNTLTFE